In one window of Zygosaccharomyces rouxii strain CBS732 chromosome E complete sequence DNA:
- the PET191 gene encoding Pet191p (similar to uniprot|Q02772 Saccharomyces cerevisiae YJR034W PET191 Protein required for assembly of cytochrome c oxidase) yields the protein MGASCKDQHKAVAVCLQRSPCVMIERHTPQECFEDPELKKELPLLCISQMKAFLDCKRGMVDMTKRIRGNGPLSTGRYDQQYDKLCSGDFDPREELKKLELLDNNKKD from the coding sequence ATGGGAGCCAGTTGTAAGGATCAACACAAGGCTGTTGCAGTCTGTTTGCAGAGATCACCATGTGTGATGATTGAAAGGCATACTCCACAAGAGTGCTTTGAGGATCCtgaattaaagaaagagCTACCCCTACTATGTATATCTCAGATGAAAGCATTCCTCGACTGCAAAAGAGGTATGGTTGATATGACTAAAAGAATTAGAGGTAATGGACCTCTATCTACTGGAAGATATGATCAACAGTACGATAAACTATGTTCTGGTGATTTTGATCCTCGTGAAGAGCTGAAGAAGCTTGAACTTCTGGATAACAACAAGAAGGATTAG
- the RAV1 gene encoding Rav1p (similar to uniprot|P47104 Saccharomyces cerevisiae YJR033C RAV1 Subunit of the RAVE complex (Rav1p Rav2p Skp1p) which promotes assembly of the V-ATPase holoenzyme required for transport between the early and late endosome/PVC and for localization of TGN membrane proteins potential Cdc28p substrate) produces the protein MSLTYLPGRPNDTQQSTCQSSWQGRIVFAYCSGNNLIILSNGFQRLQTIYLESDSVAVDINPRNGFIAIGYGNKVGIYKPKHQVMKAPSWVFCCEIVHDDSKVNSLSWGNFNDLTVGSNYLSFWKINDEFGVYKPVLQWNKKQPKPVYLCITSQCSQMIASFGKYDTSVKLWKRISISGDQVLFNLTLLPHPAPICTMRWRKSGRCEPSENPNGLQAIYTLCADQKLRVWLCYELDSLHNVQHWATLQLEDAQRYCFTIDNWLLKDQRDLVLIADREGNLVIYSLSHLSSDPPRPIAKEKLSTKSFSYSSFVTKPDFLYFAELQPCDDNTDDLSLIIHDLRGVIRQSRITVSQLLERNHSQIGTLEHKFTGHNKSVQKLIRSSDGEAMLTISRFLECCVWCPQRLSDESSLKLRGVIITEAPVKHAIIHEKGKLVICLLENSKLQAWECAGIEGKCDLKRSHLKFEQQLEASTAEHGEPLLMLNTPESVHNHDRHFVALIYKDGAIRAFEISSDQGIQEIYSESLEIPDNQIHHIATIDPVHQNFFSDRPLISLMSKNATAITYKAVVDCEKKLIHWHKSCEFKTGMKDVVALRGSSTGKLCTVHCKGKKMSLWDLNKRVLEYEESFDDEIKDVDWTSTEYGQSIVSIGFSGYALLYTQLRYDYTNHNPSYLPIEKIDITSHTAHQIGDSIWLKDGMFVVASGNQFYIKDKFLDLNDPFTRRSIGSRKILSNDILHLSSVLNGPLPVYHPQFLIQAVYANKLQLVKELLLRLFLELRKLTFENENYSKLTSDLKTNYNKFLTAQDNQFERDQFPDPYPEFNRTVALALCEQLTKITLPYLTRHQQITLSTVVEAVEEILRNESVVDYNGIRFLLGVKLYASHKNVQKTILMRDVNWALHSDNKELLLSILDSHITSWAAACEYRISFWAKEDDLITKFEQIAKFEFSKDDKRDPSRCGIFYLALKKKKILFSLWKISIGHPEQQKMIKFLSNDFSEARWRKAALKNAFVLLSKHRYMDAACFFLLAECLKDCVNVLFKQVKDLDLAIGVCRVFEGDNGPVLGEFLTQQILPNAILQNDRWISSFVYWKLRRHDKAIRTLVMDPFDLEKDTGLVDMDGGVSKSFLAEDPALLMLYSHLRKRNIKYFLGSLKVEGELEYSLIGRVADILRRMGCDYLALSLVRNWEFIGVHEKLISSKNEQKSSELFSNVTNSHPTNKMKPGMFEKFENDSPDVTSRRKTKNLLDDFFTDLPSESSASPAPTQETHDDLPASADETKPSTTASRSLLDDFGSQEPSVPRDTSATSSTTIEPVKRTPPSQPRNLLDDFM, from the coding sequence ATGTCGCTGACCTATCTTCCAGGAAGACCCAACGACACACAACAATCTACATGCCAATCGTCCTGGCAAGGGCGAATAGTTTTCGCTTACTGTTCAGGTAATAACTTAATTATCCTGTCAAATGGCTTTCAACGATTGCAGACGATTTATCTAGAATCTGATAGTGTTGCCGTGGATATCAATCCACGTAATGGATTCATTGCAATTGGTTATGGTAACAAAGTTGGTATTTATAAACCAAAGCATCAAGTTATGAAGGCTCCCAGTTGGGTATTCTGTTGTGAGATAGTACATGACGATTCGAAGGTAAACAGCTTGAGTTGGGGGAATTTTAATGATTTAACGGTGGGTTCCAACTATCTttcattttggaagataAATGACGAATTTGGAGTTTACAAACCAGTGCTACAATGGAATAAGAAACAACCTAAACCGGTCTATCTGTGTATAACGTCACAGTGTTCACAGATGATTGcaagttttggaaaatatgaTACCTCTGTGAAATTGTGGAAGCGTATATCAATTAGTGGTGACCAGGTACTTTTTAATTTGACTTTGTTACCACATCCTGCACCAATATGTACGATGAGATGGAGAAAATCAGGTCGTTGTGAACCTTCAGAAAACCCAAATGGATTACAAGCAATCTATACTCTATGTGCTGATCAAAAGTTACGTGTATGGTTATGTTATGAGCTTGATTCTCTGCATAACGTTCAACATTGGGCTACTTtacaattagaagatgCACAAAGGTACTGTTTTACTATAGATAATTGGCTTCTCAAAGATCAACGTGATTTAGTACTTATTGCTGATCGAGAGGGCAATTTGGTCATCTATTCTCTATCGCATCTGTCAAGTGATCCGCCAAGACCCATAGCTAAGGAAAAACTATCGACAAAGTCcttttcatattcttcatTCGTGACAAAACCAgattttttatattttgCAGAGCTTCAACCTTGTGATGACAATACGGACGATCTTTCCTTGATCATTCACGATTTAAGAGGTGTCATCAGACAATCACGCATAACTGTGAGTCAGTTACTTGAAAGGAACCATTCTCAAATTGGTACTCTGGAACATAAATTTACTGGTCATAATAAATctgttcaaaaattgataagaAGTAGTGATGGTGAAGCTATGTTAACCATATCCAGATTTCTAGAATGTTGTGTATGGTGCCCGCAGCGTTTATCTGACGAGAGCTCATTAAAATTAAGAGGTGTCATTATCACAGAGGCCCCAGTAAAACATGCTATAATACACGAGAAGGGAAAACTTGTCATTTGTCTCCTAGAAAACTCGAAACTACAAGCATGGGAGTGTGCAGGCATTGAGGGGAAAtgtgatttgaaaagatctcATCTAAAATTCGAACAACAATTGGAAGCCTCCACGGCAGAACATGGAGAACCGCTATTGATGTTAAATACACCCGAAAGTGTGCACAATCATGATCGTCATTTCGTTGCATTAATTTACAAGGACGGTGCCATTAGAGCATTCGAAATTTCGTCGGACCAGGGGATCCAAGAGATTTATTCCGAGTCTTTAGAAATACCAGACAACCAAATACATCATATCGCCACAATCGACCCAGTGCATCAAAACTTTTTTAGTGATAGGCCACTCATATCATTGATGAGCAAGAATGCCACTGCGATTACCTACAAGGCGGTTGTTGATTGTGAGAAGAAGCTCATTCATTGGCATAAAAGTTGCGAATTTAAAACAGGAATGAAAGACGTGGTAGCCCTTCGAGGTTCATCCACAGGGAAACTGTGTACAGTGCATTGTAAGGGTAAAAAAATGTCTCTATGGGATTTGAATAAGCGCGTTTTAGAATACGAAGAGTCctttgatgatgaaatcaaagatGTAGATTGGACAAGCACGGAATATGGTCAAAGCATTGTTTCTATAGGGTTTTCTGGTTACGCTCTTTTGTACACCCAATTGAGATACGACTATACTAACCATAATCCTAGTTATTTACcaatagaaaaaattgacatAACTTCCCACACAGCACatcaaattggtgattcAATATGGTTAAAAGATGGTATGTTTGTAGTGGCCTCAGGAAACCAGTTTTACATTAAGGATAAATTCCTAGATCTAAACGATCCATTTACTCGTCGTTCCATCGGTTCCAGAAAAATTCTATCAAATGACATTCTTCACTTAAGCAGTGTTTTGAATGGTCCTCTACCTGTCTATCATcctcaatttttgatccaAGCAGTCTATGCAAATAAACTTCAATTGGTCAAAGAACTTTTATTAAGATTGTTTCTTGAGCTGAGAAAATTgacatttgaaaatgagAACTATTCTAAACTAACATCAGATCTAAAAACAAACTACAACAAGTTTCTGACAGCCCAAGACAACCAGTTCGAAAGGGATCAATTCCCTGACCCTTACCCCGAATTCAATAGGACGGTAGCGTTAGCACTATGCGAGCAATTGACTAAAATAACTTTACCGTATTTGACCAGACATCAACAGATTACTCTGAGTACAGTAGTGGAAGctgtagaagaaattttgagGAACGAATCTGTCGTGGATTACAATGGAATACGATTCCTTTTAGGCGTCAAATTGTATGCATCGCATAAAAATGTTCAAAAAACTATCTTGATGAGAGATGTAAACTGGGCTTTACATTCAGATAACAAAGAATTACTTTTATCGATCTTAGATAGCCATATCACTTCATGGGCGGCAGCCTGTGAATACAGGATCTCATTTTGGGCGAAAGAGGATGATCTAATTACAAAATTCGAgcaaattgcaaaatttgAGTTTTCAAAAGACGATAAGAGAGATCCTTCAAGATGTGGTATTTTTTACCTTGcgttaaagaagaagaaaattctaTTCAGTCTCTGGAAAATAAGCATTGGTCATCCTGAGCaacagaagatgataaagTTCCTAAGCAATGATTTCAGTGAAGCAAGATGGAGGAAAGCAGCTTTAAAAAACGCATTTGTGCTTCTCAGTAAGCATAGATACATGGATGCCGCAtgcttcttcctcttggCGGAGTGCCTGAAAGATTGCGTCAACGTATTATTCAAACAAGTCAAGGATCTAGACCTAGCTATTGGTGTCTGTAGAGTATTTGAAGGTGATAATGGTCCGGTTTTAGGTGAATTTCTCACTCAGCAAATTCTCCCTAATGCAATCCTACAGAACGACAGATGGATCAGCAGTTTTGTGTATTGGAAATTAAGGAGACATGATAAGGCCATTCGAACATTAGTCatggatccatttgatcTAGAAAAGGATACAGGGTTAGTTGATATGGACGGCGGAGTCAGTAAATCATTCCTAGCGGAAGATCCTGCATTATTGATGCTTTACTCCCATTTaagaaagagaaatatTAAATACTTTCTAGGATCATTGAAAGTGGAAGGTGAATTGGAGTACAGTTTAATTGGTAGAGTTGCTGATATTCTAAGGAGAATGGGATGTGACTACTTGGCACTGTCGTTGGTGAGAAATTGGGAATTTATTGGTGTACATGAGAAGTTAATATCTTCTAAGAACGAACAGAAGTCTTCGGAACTTTTCTCTAATGTCACCAATTCTCATCCAACGAACAAAATGAAACCCGGTATGTTCGAAAAGTTCGAAAATGATTCTCCTGATGTGACTTCCAGGCGCAAGACCAAAAACTTGTTAgatgatttctttaccGACTTGCCCAGTGAATCATCTGCGTCACCAGCTCCAACACAGGAAACCCATGATGATTTACCAGCTTCAGCTGATGAAACTAAACCATCTACAACAGCTTCTCGCAGTTTGTTAGATGATTTTGGGTCTCAAGAACCATCAGTTCCCAGAGACACTTCTGCGACATCCTCTACTACGATCGAACCTGTTAAGAGGACCCCACCATCGCAACCTCGCAATCTATTAGATGATTTCATGTAG
- the CPR7 gene encoding peptidylprolyl isomerase CPR7 (similar to uniprot|P47103 Saccharomyces cerevisiae YJR032W CPR7 Peptidyl-prolyl cis-trans isomerase (cyclophilin) catalyzes the cis-trans isomerization of peptide bonds N-terminal to proline residues binds to Hsp82p and contributes to chaperone activity), translating to MSLNPKTFFDISIGDSPIGRIVFELYEKEAPKTVDNFVILCTAADSYLEDTPLKFRNNYFHRVVKNFAIQAGDVFHCSDKYEKNDNTGKGGCSIYASTEDLIKRDAESLCFGDFEDENLKNFDKPFLLAMANKGEPNTNSSQFFITTSPAPHLNGKHTLFGRVVHGKSVVRTIERCSVDSDGFPESCIRIVSSGKWSEGDPLPLHNASNDTIGGDIYEEYPDDNENFDEDNFTLAFKVANTIKESGTLLYKKKDFQNAYYKYIKSLRYVNEFIPEESVDKANRINFINLKSKLYLNLSLVLYYLQNYDESIKYATYLLEMENIPDADQAKALYRRGNSYSAKRKWEEALKDYKSCQEKNDQDKVVVEKIEGVEKELEKKKEKAKQTMSKFFTESTEE from the coding sequence ATGTCACTGAATCCTAAGACATTTTTCGATATCAGTATTGGCGATAGTCCCATTGGACGCATTGTCTTCGAGCTTTATGAGAAAGAGGCACCCAAGACTGTGGATAATTTTGTGATATTATGTACTGCAGCAGATTCATATCTCGAAGATACCCCATTGAAGTTTAGGAATAACTATTTCCATCGTGTGGtcaagaattttgcaattcaAGCCGGTGATGTTTTCCATTGTTCAGATAAATATGAAAAGAATGATAATACTGGTAAAGGTGGATGCTCCATATATGCATCCACAGAAGACCTAATTAAAAGAGATGCAGAATCGTTATGCTTTggagattttgaagatgagaatttAAAAAACTTTGATAAACCATTTCTGCTTGCAATGGCTAATAAAGGTGAACCGAACACCAATAGttcacaatttttcattactaCAAGTCCTGCACCTCATTTGAACGGTAAGCATACGTTATTTGGCCGTGTGGTTCATGGTAAATCTGTAGTTCGTACCATTGAACGCTGTTCGGTGGATTCTGATGGATTCCCTGAATCATGTATAAGAATTGTTAGTTCTGGTAAGTGGTCTGAAGGTGATCCTTTACCTCTGCATAATGCCAGTAATGATACCATTGGGGGTGATATCTATGAAGAATATCcagatgataatgaaaattttgatgaagataatttTACACTTGCCTTCAAAGTAGCAAACACCATTAAGGAATCAGGTACTTTGTTatacaagaagaaggatttCCAGAATGCATACTACAAATATATAAAATCTTTGCGATATGTCAATGAATTTATTCCGGAAGAAAGTGTGGATAAGGCTAACAGaatcaacttcatcaatttgaaaagtaaactctatttgaatttgtCATTAGTGTTGTACTACCTACAAAATTATGACGAATCTATCAAATATGCGACTTATTTATTAGAGATGGAAAACATCCCTGATGCAGATCAAGCCAAAGCACTCTACAGAAGAGGTAACAGTTATTCCGCCAAGAGGAAGTGGGAAGAGGCCCTCAAAGATTACAAGTCATGCCAGGAGAAAAACGATCAAGATAAAGTTGTGgtggaaaagattgaagGTGTAGAAAAGGAgttggaaaagaagaaggaaaaagcTAAACAGACTAtgtccaaatttttcactgaATCCACTGAGGAATAA